Proteins from one Syngnathus scovelli strain Florida chromosome 9, RoL_Ssco_1.2, whole genome shotgun sequence genomic window:
- the jazf1b gene encoding juxtaposed with another zinc finger protein 1b, translating into MTGIAAASFFSNACRFGSCGLHFDSLAELILHIEDTHIDTDPRLLEKQEQQQPTYVALSYINRFMTEAARREHEALKKKMQPKLSLSLTGSLCRNSVAVPPRHPSGNLTPPVTPPITPSSSFRSSTPTGSECDDEDVDFEESDSDESWTTESAISSQSILSSMCMNGGDEKPFACPIPGCKKRYKNVNGIKYHAKNGHRTQIRVRKPFKCRCGKSYKTSQGLRHHTINFHPPVSVDILHRKMQQ; encoded by the exons ATGACAGGCATCGCCGCTGCTTCTTTCTTCTCCAACGCTTGCAGGTTTGGCAGCTGCGGACTCCACTTCGACTCCCTGGCCGAGCTCATCTTGCATATCGAGGATACCCACATCG acACGGACCCCCGCCTTCTGGAGAAGCAGGAACAGCAGCAGCCCACCTATGTCGCCCTCAGTTACATCAACAG GTTTATGACCGAAGCAGCGAGGCGAGAGCACGAAGCTCTAAAGAAGAAGATGCAGCCCAAATTATCGTTGTCTCTAACGGGAAGCCTGTGTCGCAACAGCGTCGCCGTCCCGCCTCGCCACCCCAGCGGCAACCTCACCCCTCCCGTCACCCCGCCCATCACCCCCTCCTCGTCTTTTCGTAGCAGCACACCAACGG GCAGCGAGTGCGATGATGAGGATGTGGACTTCGAGGAATCCGACAGCGACGAGTCGTGGACCACCGAGAGCGCCATCAGCTCCCAATCCATCCTCAGCTCCATGTGCATGAACGGCGGCGATGAGAAACCCTTCGCCTGCCCCATCCCGGGCTGTAAAAAGAGATACAAG AACGTCAACGGGATCAAGTATCACGCCAAGAACGGGCATCGAACGCAGATCCGAGTCCGCAAGCCCTTCAAGTGCCGCTGCGGAAAGAGCTACAAAACATCTCAGGGTCTCCGGCACCACACCATCAACTTCCACCCGCCTGTGTCCGTCGACATCCTCCATCGCAAGATGCAGCAATAG